The following coding sequences lie in one Micromonospora sp. R77 genomic window:
- a CDS encoding metalloregulator ArsR/SmtB family transcription factor produces the protein MSKQAAPPPDRADVPCCAPLAQRRVPAGTAAALAPAFKALGDPVRLQLMSMIASAEGGEVCVCDLTPAFDLTGPTISHHLRTLREAGLVDAERRGTWVWYRARPALLGQLAALLTVEPAG, from the coding sequence ATGTCGAAGCAAGCGGCCCCTCCCCCCGACCGCGCCGACGTCCCCTGCTGCGCGCCGCTGGCGCAGCGGCGGGTGCCGGCCGGGACCGCCGCCGCCCTCGCCCCCGCCTTCAAGGCCCTCGGCGATCCGGTCCGGCTGCAGCTCATGTCGATGATCGCCTCCGCCGAGGGCGGGGAGGTCTGCGTCTGCGACCTGACCCCGGCGTTCGACCTGACCGGGCCGACCATCTCGCACCACCTGCGGACGCTGCGCGAGGCCGGCCTGGTCGACGCGGAGCGCCGGGGCACCTGGGTCTGGTACCGGGCCCGGCCCGCCCTGCTGGGTCAGCTCGCCGCCCTGCTCACCGTCGAGCCGGCCGGATGA
- a CDS encoding GNAT family N-acetyltransferase gives MNADDAAQVLAIYQAGLDGGDASFETTAPTWAAFDAGRLADHRLVAVDGADAVLGWVAVSPTSTRAVYAGVVEHSVYVDPAARGRGVARLLLNALIAGTEAAGIWTVQSGVFPENTASLAVHRRAGFRVVGTRERVGRHHGRWRDVILLERRSPLI, from the coding sequence ATGAACGCCGACGACGCCGCGCAGGTGCTGGCGATCTACCAGGCCGGCCTGGACGGCGGCGACGCCAGCTTCGAGACGACCGCGCCGACCTGGGCGGCGTTCGACGCCGGCCGGCTGGCCGACCACCGCCTGGTCGCCGTCGACGGGGCGGACGCCGTGCTCGGCTGGGTCGCCGTCTCGCCGACCTCGACCCGCGCCGTCTACGCCGGGGTGGTCGAGCACTCCGTCTACGTCGACCCGGCCGCCCGGGGCCGTGGCGTCGCCCGGCTGCTGCTGAACGCCCTGATCGCCGGCACCGAGGCGGCCGGCATCTGGACCGTCCAGTCCGGCGTCTTCCCGGAGAACACCGCCAGCCTGGCCGTGCACCGGCGGGCCGGTTTCCGGGTCGTCGGCACCCGGGAACGGGTCGGCCGCCACCACGGCCGGTGGCGCGACGTGATCCTGCTCGAACGCCGCAGCCCGCTGATCTGA